TGGTTCCGGGAGCAGCAGCGCATTCAGAAAATGGGCGGCAAGATTGTGAAGGTTGAGCTGGCAACGGGTAAGCCTGGCTCGAATACTGGACTGGCCTAGGGGCGATCGCCCTCCCCAGCTAGCTTTTAGGTTTTGGCTATGGAAATCGCTATAGAAGTGAGGCTATTGGTCGGGTTGTAACCCATTGCCCGCCAGCATGATCAAGCTTTTGGTTTCCGAGTTGAAGACTCTACTGAGGTAAACGAGACCATTATGGTCTCTTTTTTTTGCCGAAATTTATTTCCATCGGCGAACTACAGACTTTCACAGGCGGGCGACTTCTCGCGGGCGCAAGGCATGAGCAATCATGAAAACAGCATCCTAGCCTACCTGAAGAACCAGAAGTTCCGAGCCGATTGCCCAGGATGGTTGTAGGATTTTCGATCCAGTCCACCACTTCTGCTTCGGCAATTCTCATCTGATTATCAGCTTTGCTTCGGCGATGCCTGCCAAGATGGGGGCGATCGCTGTTTGAGAAAGGTGCTGAGAACTTTGCTTGGAGGAGGGTTGATGAACCTGTATCGAGCTTGTTTGGGTTTGACGATGCTAACTGGGATTGGCTGTGCTGCTCAGGTGGCCGTGGAACCGCCCGCTGAGCCATCTGTCGCGGCGACTTCGGAGGTCGTTGCTGCTTCACCGCAATCTTCTCCGGCTGCATCTCCTGGGGCGATCGCCGCAAGTCCGAGTATTGTGAAGTCTGGAACCTTTGTGAGCGGCGAACATCCAACGCAAGGGGCGGCCCAAATCGTGACTGAAAATGGGCAACGGTTTCTAGAATTGGGCAACGACTTCCGCACGAATAGCGGTCCCGATCTGACGGTAATTCTGCATCGCAGCGGGAATGTGATTGGTTCCACCACTCCGCCTGCCCATGCCATCCGGGAG
The Thermoleptolyngbya sichuanensis A183 DNA segment above includes these coding regions:
- a CDS encoding DM13 domain-containing protein; its protein translation is MLTGIGCAAQVAVEPPAEPSVAATSEVVAASPQSSPAASPGAIAASPSIVKSGTFVSGEHPTQGAAQIVTENGQRFLELGNDFRTNSGPDLTVILHRSGNVIGSTTPPAHAIREGDYVVLAELQRTQGAQRYAIPNSVNLDEFNSAAVWCRRFNATFGAAELL